From Solanum lycopersicum chromosome 4, SLM_r2.1:
TAGTTGTTTAACTTCTGCTTGCTTTTAGTTTTCAGATGAGAAGATCAAGCTCTGGCTTTTTTTCCCTGGGCAACATTCATCTGTTGTTGAAAAGGCACAGTCAGCTATATCCAAATTGAGAGGTATGTTATCATTAAATGTCTGCATGAATAGTGAAGGTTCAAAAGAAGGCGGGTGAGTTAGACCTAAAATTACGTGAAGAAAATTGTCTTAAATTGCCTGCAACTTTTAGGAATCAATGCAGGCTTAGCCTAGAATAGATAATACAATTAAAGCTATCAAGCAAAGGATCCATGTAGGCACTGCCAACTACTTTAGTTTAGattaagaatttaattattGTTGTTGCACTTGTGACTTGACTTGGGTCATGTTAGGCCAAGGGTAAAATTTGGTAGGAATTGCATCAGGTATCTGCTTTGAGCACCCCTATTTAAAGCCTTCCCattttttttgaagtatctAAACTTTAGCCTACAGAGTAAAATTCTGACAAACTGCTCTGACAAACTGCTccttcttatgattataatatgttgTGTTAGAGAGAGTCCCAAGAGTCAAAATATCAAGCAACGAGCTGTTATAGTCCTACTACACCAAGGCTATCTGCTGTGAGTCCCAAAACGTAGGAATTCAAGATGAACACTATACAATTCCTACACATATCTTGTAATATACGGAAGTATTAAGTAATCAAATGAATTTTAGGAGATGTCAAACAACTCAACTCTCCCCTagttaatgatttttttgtggTAAGGGTCTTTTACTTcatctatatttttttgttgcatAACTCTCCTCCATTTAGTGGTTTGTTTAGTGGAAAGGATCTTTTACTTCATCTTTTTTGCGTAACTTCCTCTAATTAGTCGTGTATGGCATGTATAAATATGGGACGTATATGGAAAAAAAAGCAATGTGAAAAATCAACAATTATACTGCTGCAAATTGTTTCTCCCAGTATTAATTTCTTCAGGTTTATACTTCTTGTCTGAAGTTTTATAAAGCTCACTCACTAACTTTGTAGTTACGAGATTGGAGTCGATTATTTCTGCGGTtgaacttaaattattttactcCAATTGTTGCTTAGATAGCGGTCCTAGATGCGGCTGTGACTTACCCACAAAATTTAGAGAACCTCCAATTTTAGAGAACTGGGGACTTGTGTCAAGAGACATGTTACTTGCTAATATTTATGGGCCTGAATAGGGTGGAATACACAAACTACACCTATTACTGGTCCAACTGGTTTGGGATTGAGGTATTGCTGATGGACTGATTGACCAGTTGTCATTGTTTGTTACTGAGTAGCACTTGAATCTCAACCccctttttgttttgtattgtaCTTTGCTTTTATAATCTTCAACTGTCTTTCTGCTACAGTTCTGGCATCAGGTCTCTGGGTGGCACCTGGAGATTCAGAAGAGGTTGCTGCTGCGCTATCTCAGGCCTTAAGGAACTGCATGGAAAGGTAGTGATTATTATTTCACATGCTTAGAGTTTTCCGCGATCTATTGTTGatttacttgtatatatgcTACTTGATATGACAGAACACTCAGGGGACTTTCATATGTTAGATATGGAGATGTATTTACAAAATACCGTCCATTTTCACAGAATGAAGAGTTGTTCAGGTATGTTTATCAATACTTACATTTTTTGTTGGCCTAAGTGGTTGAACTATCTTCCTCAACCAATATAGTTGTTCTATTTTATGTACTGTTACAAGTCTGAGAAACAATATTTTGCCAGTATTTTCTGGGTGTGGCTCTTGTATCGGCTTACATCTTTTTTCTTTGGCTAGTTCACAAGCTGCCtggaattcattttttttaaaaaattggataCTTATCATAGTCTAAGTGTTATTTTTTGCATTCTTGGTTTCCTTGATGTACGCTAGTTGCTGAAGGTATTCTTCTGTATCGCAAAAAGGGAGATTGTATCTTATGTGGTAAATAAGCCAGGAGTCCAGTTTTATTATGGTTAGCTCCTACATCTATCTAATTTGTAATTGGTGCTTTTTTTAAGGAAGGGGCAACCAGTGGTTGAGTTCGTATTTGCTGCTACCGAAGAGGCTATCTTTGTCCACGTTATTATATCTGCAAAGTAAGTTTGATTAGCCCGTGCTAACATTCTAAATTTGAGGGAGGGGCTGCAATCTGTCCTTCTGACAATCTCTTGGTGGCCCTGtaatatgtttttattcttCATGCTTTTCTATAGGCATATACGAGCACTTTCAAGTGGTGACATTGATAAAATATCAGAGAATACATCTAATGTCTCTGTCGAGGGGCTTCCAGGTTGGTTTCTTTGCAGAACTGATTGCATTTACAAACAATTAAATGCTTGGATGTGAATTTCGTTCATCACCCAAAAGGTTCTTACAGAACCTGTGCAATTCTTGCTATCAAAAACTGGTAACCTAATGGAATATAAGAAGACCACCCAAGGTGTGGcatagtggtcaatgaagtggttgaAAACCATGTGGTCTTAGGTACAAAACTCATTGgagacaaaaaaaaacactagtTGATCTTCTAATTGTCCTTGCCTGGTGGACAAAGTTACCTAGTACCTGTTGGAGGTGGGAGGTACCCtgtggaattagtcgaggtgcgcGAAAGCTGGCCTGGACACCactgtcataaaaaaaaagaggagctGAAGAAACAAACTGATCTTAAATATAGATTCTTCTAGAAGTGCTAAACAAAAAAGGAAACTGGGCGTAAACCCAGTGACAGAACATGAATATTGTTGTTGCACCCCATTATGTGATCTTACATGAAAATCAGCTTTAATGCCTCGAGTGTTGTGGAGAGTTGcacatttttgactttttaattTGCTAAGTCTGCAATTGTGGATTGGAATAATCCCTTGCTTTATCTTGGTTTGCAGTCAATTTTTAGACTCGACAGTAATGACCTCCAAAATGTTTACAGCTctacaaaattctaaaatttgattCATGACGTGCGAAAGGAGCAAAGATGTGTTGTAACTTGTAACTATCTCATCTGTGAAGACTGTGACACATATCATTTAGGATCTTCAGTACTCCCTCTGTAACATATTAACTGAATTTGTGAGGCAATGCACCccttttaagaaaaacattcaAGGATCTTCAGTACTCCCTCTGTTCCATATTAACTGAATTTGTGAGGCAATgcacacctattaagaaaaacATTCAAGGACGTAATTTAAACCATATTTTTCCTAATATCCTTTTGTTTATCCTCCAAGTTATTCTTTAAAAGTAGTGCAATTTATCTCCTAGAAAATGTAGAACTTTATTAAAGGAAAGAGCAAATATGGAAAAAGTTTCAAACATTTATCTTGAACTTTGaacaattcaattattttgaacaatttaaaaatCCCAAAAATTTCTGTTAATATCAAATAGAGGgtattcaattattttgaacaatttaaaaatCCCCCAAAAAATTCAGTTAATATGGAATTTGAGGGGGTATAGTTTATATGGGATGTTCTTTTCTGGCGTCGGCACAACTTTTATGGCTTGTGAGTTGTAAGAAGTGCTTGAAACCTATCAAGATAGATATCTTCTGTTTGCCAGAATTTGCTTAAATGATACAATATGATTAAGCTATAAATTTTGCTTAAATGATACACAATATTCATGGTATActgatattttcattttattcccTTTTCCAGTTATTGTCTCACCTCATGGAATGCGTGGGAGGCTAACTGGATGTTGCCCAGCTGATCTTGTGAAACAAGTGTATCTCAGGTCAAATTTGCCCctctatttctttcttttctggGTTGTTTTTAACTCCATCCTTCTCTCTCCCTCCTCTGGGTTTGTACACAATTATTTCAAAGTGATAGAGCTCGTCATAATGTGGAGCCTTACTGTGATTCATATTTCACTTGCCATGCAGTTCTGGCAAGTTTAGCGCTTCAAATGGTATTGTTGGGCTACCATGCAATGTTTCTCAATCTAGTTATCAGCTTAAGGGACATAATTGCTATGTTGAAGTTAACCTTGGTTCCACTGCACCGGGAAACAACAATATACAAGAAAGTTTGAACATACAAAATAATTCATCAAGGCCTACCATGACAGAAGCCTCTGCAGTGGCCAATTTTGTTCAGAGTAAAATACCAGATAACTGTGGAAGAGTGCTTATTTACCCGCCCGAGGCCGTTCTTGTCCCAGTGGTGCAAACAGCGTGTGCTAGATCATCTCTGAAAAGGTAAATTTGATAAATTCTCTCTccttacctttttttttgtgattaagTTTACATATAGCTGATGTGGGAAGGTTTCATTCAACTAGTTACTGATTAAAAAACAGAGTACacttctataaaaataataatagtaaactAGTGTACTTTCAATCCTGTCGAAGGTCTGTGCTGGAAGAGAAGTCACAAATCTGCGACCTTCCACATCAATGACAgaaaattactatttataatttttacattttcaCCGAAGTAATGGCCAGATAACCACTCCATCCCCTAAAATAGGTTCTGTctctttatatttgttttgagaTGGTTACTAAGAGCCTGTTGGCATTGCTGCTAAAAAACTGCTCATATCTAGAAACACTTCTATTAAAAAATagcttttcaaaaaaaacaatttgtgTTTGACTAATTCATTTGAAAAGTGCCTTTTCATAAGCAAATGAtgtttgactaattttttttacaaagttCTTTGAGAGTCAAATTAAGTAAAAGGACATGTATCATGTGCttttaatattaagattatTCTATAGAACTGTTTTAAATATCCAATACAAAAACTCtagttaaatttttattttaattgttactttttcattatttttaaatttttgcaaaaactattgttgaaaaaatattgaaaagaagaatctttttgttatttgttaccTATTTTCTTGGATTCAATCTTTAGCTATtgtcttttttttgttataccTCATTTACagttaaaaacatttcaaattaaaataaaaataatacgtaaattaagaaaagaaaaatttgttatttgttacttttgttttactttttatcGTTTTTTAGTCCtccaaaaatattgttgttacCTTTATTTCTAATTCTGTAAACTAAtctatgaaataatatataatatataaaatgtaaatagaaaaaataatctataagcataaaataataataaaattagaatataaaaataaaaaataattcttgaatGAAACTTGAAAAGATTATTAGTAAGAGATATATTGgtaaatagtatatatatatgtaaggcATATTTTAGTTGCTTCTGCTTCCTTTTTTTGAAAGCAGTTTTTAGGATTTGCCAAGcacttgatttttcaaaaaaagtgtttttttttcttaaaaaaagcaCTTTTGTCCTCCCAACAGTAATGCCGAACAGGCTCTAAGTTAATTCAGGAAGTCCTCCCCAAAGCACTTTTGAGGTTTTCTTttgatgacaagggaaacccgcagccACTTTtctttgggtgcgcacagggtaaaaccccACTCTTATGTAATAgttcgcaaaccacataggagaggtaacccgcactagACAAGCCCTGTACGACGAGCTTAACCCATAAGGCAAACCCCTTACTTTCGCTGGCATgaggtttcgaacttgagacctccaaggctccaacatggaagtcccagcCCAGACCACCGGGCCACCCCGAAGGGTAGCACTTCTGAGGTTTCTACTATATTAGGATATGGTGAAACCCAAGTTTCTATACAGGAATCTCTTCTGTTGATCCAACTAGTAAATATTGGGATTGGGATTATGCTCAAACTGAAACTTGGCTGATTATTTTAGTGTTTCTTTTGCTCAGTTGTTTTATCCTTGATCCCTTGCTGAGGATCAAGCtaacacttttttttcttgttgaaaCTTGTAAGTTTGACAAGCTAACGTCAGTACcagttcaatatatatatatacacgcgCGTGCGCGACTATTTACTCAAAAAAGTGCATATTAGTGCTGTTTGTGTTGACTAGGGTGCGTTTTTAGTTCAAACATGCTTGAgaattaatatttcatttcttttcctaAAGAGTTCTGAAAAGTTTACACATTGTTATGTTTACAGATTTTGGCTGCAGAACTGGATTGGGCCCTCATTGTCCTTTACATCCTCCTTTATGCATTGGTACTCTCAGCTTATTCTTGTTGGCAGTTCATTCTATATCTTTTGGTTAAACTTGCATCTCATACATCTAATGCACAATATTGCAGTTTTGATTTTCATTGCGATGCCAAAGTCAATTCGGTGGATGGTTCTTGGCTTGATGCAAATGTCATACGCTCTAATCGGCGTTATAACAGTAGCAGTAACAGCAATAGTAGTAGTGTTAGCAGCATAAGTACCTCTTCTAGTGATAGTGATTACAAGACCTCAGGAACTGGTGATCTTGAAGCAGATGCTGATTCTTTGATGTGTAGGCAGTCTGGATTATCTTCTTTGGATCGATCTCAAAATGACAATCTTAAGACGGTATGCTTCTTGTATAAATTGAGTTCTCTATATAATTTATATCTGTATGAACTGAATGCattatcttttatttgaatGTGTAGTTCTTGATTCAATGTTAACTTCTTTAACTTGCTATGGCTAGTGATCTGAAGACTTGTTATAACGACTTGCTATCTcctcattatgaatttttttcaaagaggTACATGTATTTAAATATCTAAGTGTCTTGTCTATCATTTTTTGAGTAAGCTAACCATTTGTATAAAGTCTTGTCTATCATTTAAGAATCCATCATAATAGGGCTTTTCTTTCTCAGAGGATAACGTGTAAAGCAGGACCTAGATCTGTAGCTAATTGTAGCAAGTAAATTAAGATTCTTTGGTTagctttcttctatttttcacttttattttatatagtatgatgatgatatgaaatGAGGTTAAGCGAAGAAATGGGGATTCTTATACCCAACCCCAACTTGTTTGGGACTGATGCATAGTTGTTGATGTGGTTAGTTTCCTTTATGATTTCCCATGTTGTTGAAATTAGACTTGACTAGCAGGTGCCTGAACCCAATAACTTTGGCTCGGACCCTTTATATGTGTTAAAAAACCATAAATAAGTACAAATAATAGATTTTGAATCTAGTAAATCAAATGGGCCGAGATAGAACCCAAAACACGAACCGATAGTGTTCATACCCTGGGTCTGCCTCTTATAATTTTTTGGCATGAACTTTTGAAAGGACAAGGAAAGTTTAAAATAGGAAACCGAATCTCCTACTTGCAGGTTAAAGCAAAGTCCCCCGCAGGAAAGTTTTGTATTGCTTTTGGCACTAGTTTCCTGCTTACTAATCACACAAAATACTGCGAAGAAGTCAACATTCCACACTTCCCTTATTGATTGTTGGCAACCAAATGTAATCTTAGTGCTTTTCTTCTTGCTTGTTACTAAAAACATGCACAATTCCAGTTATTTATAATGATAGCATGTGCTAAGTGTTCTTTTGATCTTCTCCACTCAATTCTTATGGtgtgttttcttttttaaaagaattggCAAATATAACATTTCAACTTTCTTCGCAGGGCTTTAAGAGGTCGCGAGCTGGAATTTCTGAGTCATTTAGTCAGGGAGGAGCAGTGATCAATCCATCAACAAGTGATTATGCCTCAATGGATGCTAATAATTCTGCAATTACTGAAGGAAGTGATCAGATTGGGCTTCAGTGGGGTTGGGATGATGATGATAGAAATGCAGGGATGGATATTCAGGCACTTCTCTCAGAGTTTGGAGATTTTGGTGACTTCTTTGAGAATGATGCTTTGCCATTTGGAGAGGTAGTTATATTGTCCACGAATGATAATTGTGATCACATCATCTCCATCATATATGATACGTATCTATGATTCCTCAACTTTTAAACATACAAGTTAAATCTCAAAATCTGAGAATTGTCAGAATTTAATGTAATGAAATTGATGGGCTTACACTTGTGGTATTATACTGggtatgtttttgttgttgaaattgCTGGCTTATTTTTGTGAATCTGCCAAGCTTTTTGTATCAGATGGAAGGCTGTGCTAATCTATGAAATTCTGGAAACCCAAGCACTTTTCTCAGGTGTAGGAATGATCCAGTAATTTCATTGCAAAAACTTAACTAGTTGATTCCTTAGTTGATATTTATATACAAGACTGTGGTGACTAGTAAAAGCCTGCATCTTGCGAGATGAATACAAGTTACCTTATTGTCGtaaatattcttcttcttttgctttTCTCATCAGGAAATGAACTTGTTGTAGTAAATATTCTCTCTCTTTTGCTTTTCTAATCAGGAAATGaactgatttttctttttattcttgaaGCCTCCAGGAACTGCAGAGGCTCAGGCTCTTATGTTTCCTGCAGCAGATAGTGTGGATGTTAGTAGCAGCCCCTGTCCTTCGATGATGGATGTGCAAGATCAGATTCTTTTGCCAGTAGGTTTTTCATCCTTTGATAGCTTTAATCAACCACCACCCCCAGCAATTCTGGATGATTCACTGAGCAAACATCAGGAAGTTATAAAAAGTGCTGCAGTTACTAATCAAGTAAATAGTGCTTCAGCATCTATTGCTGATGAATTCAATCACTTAATTAAAGCTGAAGCTCTCATGTCATTTGCTCCCGAGTATGGAGCAGTTGAAACCCCTACAGGGGAGAGCTCCCATTCGATTTTCAGGAATCCCTATGTTCCGAAGTCTCGGGAAGTGGAGACTGCGAATTCAAGCTCAAACAGCTATTTCTACTCAGCAACCCCACCTTTGTCGCCTTGCTTTGATGCATGTGAGGAGAAGTCCAGTGTGACTGTAAACCTCAAAACAGGTACCGGGAGGCATGATACAAGCTCCATTGTTCAATCAAAGAAATATTACACTCATATTGAAAGtggaaaagagaaaaatgacGATAAGGTATCTGTTTATGTACGTAGTTGTGCTACACGTGAGACTCAAGTAGCAGAGTCTCCGTTTTCTGGTTTTAATTCGACAAACTCTGTTAAATATATCCACAATAAAACCGATAAAGCCAGTGAAGGGCTACTAAAAGCAGGCAGCTCTGGTCAATCAATAAAACCTGTGCTAGCAACAGAAGTTGAATGCCTTATGTGCCAGGCATTTATGTGTAAGATACGGCATACACTATTATCTTCAAGCGGCTGCCTTCCTGTAGGCATGAGCAGGATGTCAGGGAGTACCAATAGAAACCAGTCACAAGGTGAAGCAGTGGTCACTGTGGACAATATGTCAAGCAAATCTGAGATGAAGAAAGAAATAATACCAGTTAGGATAGCTGGTGATATTGATGGAGGATTACTGGATGGGACTCTTAATGCGCCAGTTGGTGTGTGGCGCACTGTTGGAGTTTCTAAGGGAACGAAGCAACCAACAACTGGTCTAGAATCTTGCCACTCTGTTCAGCATAATTCTTTCATTGAGGATAGTATGCTAGCTTATGGGCTAAGGCAACCGCTTCAGGAACTCCTAGATGGGATGGCTTTACTTGTGCAGCAAGCTACATCTTTTGTTGATGTTGCACTAGATGCCGATAACAATGATGGATCTTATGGTTGGCTCGCACTGCAGGAGCAGTGGAGGCGTGGCTTTTCATGTCGACCATCCATGGTTCATGCAGGTTGTGGGGGAGTATTGGCTTCCTGTCATTCGCTTGATATTGCTGGTGTGGAGCTTATTGATCCACTTTCAGCTGATGTAAGTTTCTTATTTAGTAGAAACATTTTCTTAGCCTGCTTTATCTACTTCCCTAGGCTAAAGTGGCTTATTTGTACTTGTGCTGTGAAGTCTTGTGAGAATGCAACAATATCACGGATGACTTGTTACTCATCATTGTGATATGGGGTGTGCTCTCTGATAATCTTGAGGAAAAGAACAGTTAAATGAGATTGTCATAAATCTCCTTGAGTGTAGCTGCATAGGAGATGAATGAATTGCAGTCTGTCTATCCGTGTATTGTTATCTCAGTGCTTTTCTCTAGATGAGGGTGATTACTTTTCATCAATGACATATAGTGTAGAAATTTGTTATTTTCCTTAATAATTCTATTTCTCAACATATAGtgttcctttttattaaatttaggtGTCACATTTGTTAGCATCTTAGTCAAAGGATATTTCTTCCTCAATtgtgattttgtttcttcttcacaTCGATTAGCATGTGACTGCTCTAATTGTAGCTTCCTCGGGTAAACACCCGAAATAAATTGTAGTTTGAATGGTCAGAAGATGCATTTTAGATGTTGCTAAGTTTTGCACATTACATATCTTTGTCCTTTCACAATCATACTTAATATGGAGACCTCTTCGTTCAGGTTCAGGCATCATTTACCCTCACTCTGCTGCAGAATGATATAAAAGCAGCTCTGAAATCTGCTTTCAGTACAATGGAAGGTCCTTTATCTGTTGTTGATTGGTGCAAAGGTCGCAGTCAATCAAATGATGGGGGAATATCTGGTGATGGTTTTTCTGCAGAGTCCACTGCAAGTGCAAGTGAATGTCGAGATTCTTCGAGTACCATATCATTGTCTGTTGGAGAACCTATAAGTCCATCTCAGTCCTCTGCTGGTGGATCATCTAGTTTGAGGGGTATGGATTATCATGGTCATACTGTCACTGTCCACAAtgttttttttgataaaatctttttttgttCTCAGATGGAATTAGGGTGGATGAGGCAAGTGAGCGCAGATTAAGCCAAGACACTTGTCTATCAGAGTCGGAGCAGCTTCCAGGATCAAGGCTTAGGGCAACATTGGCTGCAGTACC
This genomic window contains:
- the LOC101261015 gene encoding mediator of RNA polymerase II transcription subunit 13 isoform X3, whose amino-acid sequence is MERTLRGLSYVRYGDVFTKYRPFSQNEELFRKGQPVVEFVFAATEEAIFVHVIISAKHIRALSSGDIDKISENTSNVSVEGLPVIVSPHGMRGRLTGCCPADLVKQVYLSSGKFSASNGIVGLPCNVSQSSYQLKGHNCYVEVNLGSTAPGNNNIQESLNIQNNSSRPTMTEASAVANFVQSKIPDNCGRVLIYPPEAVLVPVVQTACARSSLKRFWLQNWIGPSLSFTSSFMHCFDFHCDAKVNSVDGSWLDANVIRSNRRYNSSSNSNSSSVSSISTSSSDSDYKTSGTGDLEADADSLMCRQSGLSSLDRSQNDNLKTGFKRSRAGISESFSQGGAVINPSTSDYASMDANNSAITEGSDQIGLQWGWDDDDRNAGMDIQALLSEFGDFGDFFENDALPFGEPPGTAEAQALMFPAADSVDVSSSPCPSMMDVQDQILLPVGFSSFDSFNQPPPPAILDDSLSKHQEVIKSAAVTNQVNSASASIADEFNHLIKAEALMSFAPEYGAVETPTGESSHSIFRNPYVPKSREVETANSSSNSYFYSATPPLSPCFDACEEKSSVTVNLKTGTGRHDTSSIVQSKKYYTHIESGKEKNDDKVSVYVRSCATRETQVAESPFSGFNSTNSVKYIHNKTDKASEGLLKAGSSGQSIKPVLATEVECLMCQAFMCKIRHTLLSSSGCLPVGMSRMSGSTNRNQSQGEAVVTVDNMSSKSEMKKEIIPVRIAGDIDGGLLDGTLNAPVGVWRTVGVSKGTKQPTTGLESCHSVQHNSFIEDSMLAYGLRQPLQELLDGMALLVQQATSFVDVALDADNNDGSYGWLALQEQWRRGFSCRPSMVHAGCGGVLASCHSLDIAGVELIDPLSADVQASFTLTLLQNDIKAALKSAFSTMEGPLSVVDWCKGRSQSNDGGISGDGFSAESTASASECRDSSSTISLSVGEPISPSQSSAGGSSSLRDGIRVDEASERRLSQDTCLSESEQLPGSRLRATLAAVPYPAILVGYQDDWLKTSPSSLQFWEKAPFEPYAMPKHMTYHVVCPDINALTTAATDFFQQLGTVYETCKLGTHSPQFMGNEMEIDSGKNASSGFVLIDCPQSMKIDSSSASMLGSISDYFLSLSNGWDLESYLKSLSKVLRNLKLSSCMTMNPKEGSTGPCTVVYVVCPFPEPLAVLQTVIESSIAVGSGVLSSDKERRSTLHNQVGKALSYSAAVDEALSNVLTLSGFCIPKLVLQIVTVDAIFRVTSPALSELVILKEIAFTVYNKARRISRGSPSDMVQSSSMPGRSHPVLMQMNSPVPGMWKDCVGPRGIGTSLQREADLDANLRPGSWDNWQASRGGGLGCEPNRIGDFSFQDEIRYLFEPLYILAEPGSLDRGLSFPMSGNPMTESSKLLLDDGTSGSFMQSSASSGGGDTGLNTQSETSVPDGFGSAHQKSLPSLHCCYGWTEDWRWLVCIWTDSRGELLDNHIYPFGGISSRQDTKGLQSLFVQILQQGCQILQSCPPEAAIAKPRDFVIARIGCFLELECQEWQKALYSIGGSEVKKWSLQLRRSVPDGMTASSNGTSLQQQEIGLIQERALPSSPSPLYSSHSKASSFMKGGLGQPSTRKQLIGGQGVVDNSRGLLQLVQSISFVSLSIDHSLQLMIQADSTSHGTSQSSGIMSQPGYLEGYTPVKSLGSTSTSYILIPSPSMRFLPPVSLQLPTCLTAESPPLAHLLHSKGCAIPLSTGFVVSKAVPTMRRDVRSISKEEWPSVLSVSLVDYYGGSNVIHEKFLKGVGKVGGRGTGSETRDVEIAAHLILENIAAELHALSWMTVSPAYLERRSALPLHCDMVLRLRRLLHFADKEVSRQPVKSQV